From one Rhodamnia argentea isolate NSW1041297 chromosome 1, ASM2092103v1, whole genome shotgun sequence genomic stretch:
- the LOC125313689 gene encoding BSD domain-containing protein 1-like, whose product MDFFKSVFSDDPPPPTPQSPQSPRLDPDPEPKSPGSSGVWSFGGLIKTLATRSESVIESYRRDLGEFGSGLRKETAVIREAASRAVKDLPTSLEAGASVAQESLESVGQAIDDIGATVLKSTAEILSHGKEVLLDLDSDSSDYSSSGARLNSAGAQNSDVKKYSRFDAQVRAIQSDASVYCEEPEGLEEYGEWKLGFSLEEKREEIGSLTGEGGAMKEIYEKVVPEEVDHENFWYRYFYRVHKLKAAEDARARLVKRAISGDEEEDLRWDFEDEDEEGEALEAKSENAGLAKNVPDSVKTEEGAGETSSSRLVQVQEKSVAVEEEKSDSDTSGSDASEVKVDARSNMEGKIDKADTSGSCKDSDVSIISTQPSMPEMADLGWDEIEDVVSNDEGKMDSVSSANRVDLRKRLSAAEEDDLPWDIEDGDEEEHPKL is encoded by the coding sequence atgGATTTCTTCAAATCAGTCTTCTCCGACGACCCTCCTCCTCCCACCCCGCAATCTCCCCAAAGCCCTCGCCTTGACCCAGACCCGGAACCGAAAAGCCCCGGATCATCCGGCGTGTGGAGCTTCGGGGGGCTGATCAAAACCCTGGCCACCAGATCGGAGTCGGTGATCGAGTCCTACCGCCGCGATCTCGGGGAGTTCGGGTCCGGGCTCCGGAAGGAGACGGCGGTCATCCGCGAGGCCGCCTCCCGCGCCGTCAAGGACCTACCCACCTCGCTCGAGGCCGGCGCGTCGGTCGCGCAGGAGTCGCTCGAGTCGGTCGGGCAGGCCATCGATGACATTGGCGCCACCGTGTTGAAGTCCACGGCCGAGATCCTTTCTCACGGTAAGGAGGTCCTGCTGGATCTCGATTCCGATTCGTCCGATTATAGCAGTAGCGGCGCGCGGCTGAACAGCGCCGGTGCTCAGAATTCGGATGTGAAGAAGTACAGCAGGTTCGATGCGCAAGTGCGCGCGATTCAGAGTGATGCGAGTGTGTACTGCGAGGAGCCGGAGGGTTTGGAGGAGTATGGCGAGtggaaattagggttttcgTTGGAGGAGAAAAGGGAGGAGATTGGGAGTTTGACTGGGGAGGGTGGAGCGATGAAGGAAATTTATGAGAAGGTTGTGCCCGAGGAAGTTGATCATGAGAATTTCTGGTATAGATACTTTTACAGAGTGCATAAGCTCAAGGCAGCAGAGGATGCCAGAGCTAGGCTCGTGAAGCGGGCAATCTCTGGGGATGAAGAGGAGGATTTGAGGTGGGATTtcgaggatgaagatgaggaaggaGAAGCATTGGaggcaaaaagtgaaaatgccGGGTTGGCGAAAAATGTGCCGGACTCTGTGAAAACGGAGGAGGGCGCTGGCGAAACTTCATCATCCAGGCTTGTCCAGGTTCAGGAGAAGAGTGTAGCCGTCGAAGAGGAGAAGTCGGATTCAGATACGTCCGGTAGTGATGCATCGGAAGTTAAAGTTGACGCGAGATCGAATATGGAAGGGAAGATCGATAAGGCAGATACCAGCGGCTCGTGCAAGGATAGCGATGTGTCGATTATTTCGACGCAGCCGTCGATGCCCGAGATGGCAGACCTCGGGTGGGATGAGATCGAAGACGTGGTCAGCAATGATGAGGGTAAGATGGACAGTGTTTCCAGTGCAAACAGGGTCGATTTGCGGAAACGCCTGAGCGCAGCAGAAGAGGATGATTTACCTTGGGACATCGAGGACGGCGACGAGGAGGAGCATCCCAAATTGTGA